In a genomic window of Rhodovulum sp. P5:
- a CDS encoding lysophospholipid acyltransferase family protein, producing the protein MKRRASKAALIADWIVDRALRGLIGLALLLPYDRRVGFVGWVTRAVVAPLAGYLSRAEANLHLIHPRMPKAVRRRIARAVADNAGRTLIENYSTQDFLARMADATPHGPGLAALEAARAAGRPVILVTGHFGNYEAARAALVARGFRIGGLYRPMANRFFNAHYKRTMEAFGGPVFPQGRKGTAGFVRHLKAGGILVLLTDQHDRRGPVLSFMGHPARTALSAAELALRYGADLIPFYARRLPDGLSFDIEIEAPVPHTDAEQMTQALNDRLEARVRAAPEQWFWIHRRWKVGKGG; encoded by the coding sequence ATGAAAAGGCGCGCAAGCAAAGCAGCACTGATCGCGGACTGGATCGTGGACCGTGCCTTGCGGGGGCTGATCGGGCTGGCGTTGCTGCTGCCCTATGACCGGCGCGTCGGCTTTGTCGGATGGGTGACCCGGGCGGTGGTTGCACCGCTTGCCGGGTACCTGTCCCGGGCCGAGGCGAATCTTCACCTCATCCACCCCCGGATGCCGAAGGCCGTGCGGCGCCGCATCGCGCGCGCCGTGGCCGACAATGCCGGGCGCACCCTGATCGAGAACTATTCCACGCAAGATTTCCTGGCGCGCATGGCCGATGCCACCCCGCATGGCCCAGGTCTTGCCGCGCTGGAGGCTGCCCGCGCCGCCGGCCGCCCGGTGATTCTCGTCACCGGCCATTTCGGGAATTACGAGGCCGCCCGTGCGGCCCTTGTCGCACGGGGGTTCCGCATCGGCGGTCTTTACCGCCCAATGGCAAACCGCTTCTTCAACGCCCATTACAAGCGCACGATGGAGGCGTTCGGCGGCCCGGTCTTCCCCCAGGGCCGCAAGGGCACGGCCGGTTTCGTGCGCCATCTGAAAGCCGGCGGCATCCTGGTTCTGCTGACCGACCAGCACGACCGGCGCGGCCCCGTCCTGTCCTTCATGGGCCACCCGGCCCGCACCGCGCTATCGGCCGCCGAGCTGGCCCTGCGATACGGGGCCGATCTGATTCCCTTCTACGCCCGCAGGCTGCCCGACGGGTTGTCCTTTGATATCGAGATCGAGGCGCCGGTTCCCCATACCGATGCGGAACAGATGACACAGGCCCTGAATGATCGGCTGGAAGCCCGGGTCCGGGCGGCGCCAGAGCAGTGGTTCTGGATTCACAGGCGCTGGAAAGTCGGCAAGGGCGGATAA
- a CDS encoding thioredoxin family protein: MRKFISVLTVAWLAAAGLARADGGPVVVELFTSQGCSSCPPADELIAELAERTDVIPLALHVDYWDYIGWKDVFADPANTVRQKAYARVAGKKTVYTPQMVVGGTDHVVGYRPMDLAAAIEANHKLESPVSIHMDRDGNDVKVTVTSDRVFDEDVILQIVSYIPEKSVEIKRGENAGKTLLYTNIVNQWQAVTRWNGAEPLVVDVETDGDEPVVAIVQERGPGRILAALQMR, from the coding sequence ATGCGCAAATTCATCTCGGTCCTGACGGTTGCGTGGCTCGCCGCCGCGGGTCTGGCCCGCGCCGACGGGGGACCGGTGGTGGTGGAGCTGTTCACGTCGCAGGGGTGTTCGTCCTGTCCGCCGGCCGATGAGTTGATCGCCGAGTTGGCCGAGCGGACCGACGTGATCCCGCTGGCACTGCATGTCGACTATTGGGACTATATCGGCTGGAAGGATGTCTTTGCCGACCCGGCCAACACCGTGCGCCAAAAGGCCTATGCCCGCGTGGCGGGGAAAAAGACGGTCTATACGCCGCAGATGGTCGTTGGCGGAACGGATCACGTGGTCGGCTATCGCCCGATGGACCTGGCCGCGGCGATAGAAGCCAATCATAAACTGGAAAGCCCCGTCAGCATCCACATGGATCGGGATGGAAACGACGTGAAGGTCACGGTGACCTCTGACAGGGTGTTCGACGAAGACGTCATCTTGCAGATCGTCAGCTACATCCCCGAGAAATCGGTCGAGATCAAGCGCGGGGAAAATGCCGGCAAGACCCTGCTTTACACCAATATCGTGAACCAGTGGCAGGCCGTCACCCGCTGGAACGGGGCGGAGCCGCTGGTGGTCGATGTCGAGACCGACGGCGACGAACCCGTCGTGGCCATCGTGCAGGAACGGGGGCCGGGGCGGATCCTCGCAGCCCTGCAAATGCGCTGA